The following are encoded together in the Panthera leo isolate Ple1 chromosome B4, P.leo_Ple1_pat1.1, whole genome shotgun sequence genome:
- the TRABD gene encoding traB domain-containing protein isoform X5, protein MKLRRRRERPSLPRTVTELVAEDGSRVYVVGTAHFSDDSKRDVVKTIREVQPDVVVVELCQYRVSMLKMDESTLLQEAKEISLEKLQQAVRQNGVMSGLMQMLLLKVSAHITEQLGMAPGGEFREAFKEPLPQASKVPFCKFHLGDRPIPVTFKRAIAALSFWQKVKLAWGLCFLSDPIRGYRGPCPGSTAPASRWPPRAREAGSVPSAPSKDDVERCKQKDLLEQMMAEMVGAFPDLHRTIVSERDVYLTYMLRQAARRLELPRSSDAEPRKCVPSVVVGVVGMGHVPGIEKNWTTDLNIQEIMTVPPPSISGRVSRLAVKAAFLGLLGYGLYWMGRRATSLVLSLPVAQYCLQRASAARPRK, encoded by the exons ATGAAGCTGAGGAGGCGGCGGGAACGGCCCAGCCTGCCGCGCACCGTGACCGAGCTGGTGGCCGAGGACGGGAGCAGGGTGTACGTGGTGGGCACAGCCCACTTCAGCGATGACAGCAAGAGGGACGTCGTGAAG ACCATCCGGGAGGTGCAGCCTGACGTGGTGGTGGTGGAGCTGTGCCAGTACCGCGTGTCCATGCTCAAGATGGACGAGAGCACGCTGCTCCAGGAGGCCAAGGAGATCAGCCTGGAGAAGCTGCAGCAGGCCGTGAGGCAG AACGGGGTCATGTCTGGACTCATGCAGATGCTGCTGCTGAAGGTGTCGGCCCACATCACCGAGCAGCTGGGCATGGCCCCTGGCGGCGAGTTCAGGGAGGCCTTCAAGGAG cccctgccccaggccagcAAGGTGCCTTTCTGCAAGTTCCACCTGGGCGACCGGCCCATCCCCGTCACCTTCAAGAGGGCCATCGCTGCACTGTCCTTCTGGCAGAAAGTCAAGCTGGCCTGGGGCCTGTGCTTCCTGTCAGACCCCATCAG AGGGTACCGAGGTCCCTGCCCTGGGTCAACAGCACCGGCCTCCCGCTGGCCACCCCGTGCCCGCGAGGCTGGCAGcgtgccctctgcccccagcaaGGACGACGTGGAGCGCTGCAAGCAGAAGGACCTGCTGGAGCAGATGATGGCCGAGATGGTCGGCGCGTTCCCCGACCTGCACCGCACCATCGTCTCTGAGCGCGACGTTTACCTGACCTACATGCTGCGGCAGGCCGCCCGGCGCCTGGAGCTGCCCCGCTCCTCTGACG CCGAGCCCAGGAAGTGTGTCCCCTCGGTGGTGGTGGGTGTCGTGGGCATGGGCCACGTGCCGGGCATCGAGAAGAACTGGACCACCGACCTCAACATccaggagatcatgac cgTCCCCCCGCCGTCCATCTCCGGCAGAGTGTCCCGGCTGGCCGTGAAGGCCGCCTTCTTGGGCCTGCTGGGCTACGGCCTTTACTGGATGGGGCGCCGCGCCACCAGCCTGGTCCTGTCACTGCCCGTCGCTCAGTACTGTCTGCAGAGGGCGTCCGCGGCCCGGCCGCGCAAATAG
- the TRABD gene encoding traB domain-containing protein isoform X4, with the protein MEGEEERSPQEADTEPVVPVGSSEVVPRVLSGEPQNLSDADALSLLLEMKLRRRRERPSLPRTVTELVAEDGSRVYVVGTAHFSDDSKRDVVKTIREVQPDVVVVELCQYRVSMLKMDESTLLQEAKEISLEKLQQAVRQNGVMSGLMQMLLLKVSAHITEQLGMAPGGEFREAFKEASKVPFCKFHLGDRPIPVTFKRAIAALSFWQKVKLAWGLCFLSDPISKDDVERCKQKDLLEQMMAEMVGAFPDLHRTIVSERDVYLTYMLRQAARRLELPRSSDAEPRKCVPSVVVGVVGMGHVPGIEKNWTTDLNIQEIMTVPPPSISGRVSRLAVKAAFLGLLGYGLYWMGRRATSLVLSLPVAQYCLQRASAARPRK; encoded by the exons atggagggggaggaggagcggTCACCTCAGGAG GCTGACACGGAGCCCGTTGTCCCAGTGGGGTCTTCCGAGGTGGTGCCCAGGGTGCTTTCTGGAGAACCCCAGAACCTGT CCGACGCCGACGCTCTGTCCCTGCTCCTGGAGATGAAGCTGAGGAGGCGGCGGGAACGGCCCAGCCTGCCGCGCACCGTGACCGAGCTGGTGGCCGAGGACGGGAGCAGGGTGTACGTGGTGGGCACAGCCCACTTCAGCGATGACAGCAAGAGGGACGTCGTGAAG ACCATCCGGGAGGTGCAGCCTGACGTGGTGGTGGTGGAGCTGTGCCAGTACCGCGTGTCCATGCTCAAGATGGACGAGAGCACGCTGCTCCAGGAGGCCAAGGAGATCAGCCTGGAGAAGCTGCAGCAGGCCGTGAGGCAG AACGGGGTCATGTCTGGACTCATGCAGATGCTGCTGCTGAAGGTGTCGGCCCACATCACCGAGCAGCTGGGCATGGCCCCTGGCGGCGAGTTCAGGGAGGCCTTCAAGGAG gccagcAAGGTGCCTTTCTGCAAGTTCCACCTGGGCGACCGGCCCATCCCCGTCACCTTCAAGAGGGCCATCGCTGCACTGTCCTTCTGGCAGAAAGTCAAGCTGGCCTGGGGCCTGTGCTTCCTGTCAGACCCCATCAG caaGGACGACGTGGAGCGCTGCAAGCAGAAGGACCTGCTGGAGCAGATGATGGCCGAGATGGTCGGCGCGTTCCCCGACCTGCACCGCACCATCGTCTCTGAGCGCGACGTTTACCTGACCTACATGCTGCGGCAGGCCGCCCGGCGCCTGGAGCTGCCCCGCTCCTCTGACG CCGAGCCCAGGAAGTGTGTCCCCTCGGTGGTGGTGGGTGTCGTGGGCATGGGCCACGTGCCGGGCATCGAGAAGAACTGGACCACCGACCTCAACATccaggagatcatgac cgTCCCCCCGCCGTCCATCTCCGGCAGAGTGTCCCGGCTGGCCGTGAAGGCCGCCTTCTTGGGCCTGCTGGGCTACGGCCTTTACTGGATGGGGCGCCGCGCCACCAGCCTGGTCCTGTCACTGCCCGTCGCTCAGTACTGTCTGCAGAGGGCGTCCGCGGCCCGGCCGCGCAAATAG
- the LOC122225474 gene encoding translation initiation factor IF-2-like: MSLPSRTVHGDDLWPDASDQAAEGSTLGRTSDQQGQRRGAARPGQDPSTREDSAPASRIEALGAVTQPSHLSAHTRPSPGCETGTELCPPEFSIEALIPMMTVFGDAEAKAALPVLGQFYGDSPTRYFVAHKLQLSKAASRRQSADCCRPAEFGRAVHPAIWQPRSLSLTGRGHRHSGRAQGLHPQRCGPRFSPAAPAPGAPPEPASLLRPPPVPASPGRRPGPARTPHGPGLTLPTPGPTLGADWAGPRARGPPPPARQPGPSPRSVPRRGGAPQPASMRLVAPPDGADRGRDRGRGGRTARGRGRAALGMPGSAVPRAARPLRRRARFAPVDYTSQGSARSHPRTTLPRGLRASAGGLHFPGGRAREAPPHPAPPPAPPVPGGRR; this comes from the exons ATGTCGCTGCCAAGCAGGACGGTCCACGGAGACGACCTGTGGCCAGATGCCAGCGACCAGGCTGCAGAGGGTAGCACGCTGGGCCGGACCTCAGACCAGCAGGGCCAGCGACGTGGTGCGGCGAGGCCCGGGCAGGACCCTTCAACCCGCGAGGACTCGGCTCCTGCCTCTAGGATCGAGGCGCTCGGAGCAGTCACCCAGCCGTCCCATCTGTCTGCACACACTAGGCCCTCTCCTGGCTGCGAGACAG GCACCGAACTGTGTCCCCCGGAGTTCAgtattgaagccctaatccccatgATGACAGTGTTTGGAG ATGCCGAAGCCAAGGCAGCCTTGCCTGTGCTGGGACAGTTTTACGGAGACTCTCCTACGCGGTACTTCGTGGCACATAAGTTACAGCTCAGTAAAGCCGCTTCACGGAGACAGAGCGCAGACTGCTGCAGGCCTGCGGAGTTCGGCCGCGCCGTCCACCCCGCCATATGGCAGCCCCGCTCGCTCAGCCTGACGGGCAGAGGCCACCGGCACTCGGGAAGAGCCCAGGGTCTCCACCCGCAGAGGTGCGGCCCCCGCTTCTCGCCCGCGGCCCCCGCGCCGGGAGCCCCACCCGAGCCCGCAAGCCTGCTCCGCCCGCCCCCTGTCCCCGCGAGCCCCGGCCGCCGGCCCGGCCCCGCGCGCACTCCTCACGGGCCAGGGCTGACCCTTCCGACCCCAGGCCCCACGCTGGGGGCTGACTGGGCCGGGCCCAGAGCGAGggggcccccgcccccggcccgtcAGCCGGGACCCTCGCCGCGCAGCGTACCGAGGCGGGGCGGCGCTCCTCAGCCGGCCTCCATGCGGCTCGTCGCCCCACCGGACGGGGCGGACCGGGGCCGGgaccgggggcggggcggccggacGGCCCGGGGACGGGGGCGGGCGGCGCTCGGCATGCCGGGAAGCGCAGTTCCACGCGCCGCCCGTCCGCTCCGTCGGCGCGCCCGGTTCGCGCCGGTGGACTACACTTCCCAGGGGTCCGCGCGCAGCCACCCGCGGACTACACTTCCCAGGGGGCTGCGCGCGAGCGCCGGCGGACTACACTTCCCAGGGGGCCGCGCGCGAGaagccccgccccaccctgccccgcccccggcgccTCCGGTTCCTGGAGGAAGGAGGTGA
- the TRABD gene encoding traB domain-containing protein isoform X3: MEGEEERSPQEADTEPVVPVGSSEVVPRVLSGEPQNLSDADALSLLLEMKLRRRRERPSLPRTVTELVAEDGSRVYVVGTAHFSDDSKRDVVKTIREVQPDVVVVELCQYRVSMLKMDESTLLQEAKEISLEKLQQAVRQNGVMSGLMQMLLLKVSAHITEQLGMAPGGEFREAFKEPLPQASKVPFCKFHLGDRPIPVTFKRAIAALSFWQKVKLAWGLCFLSDPISKDDVERCKQKDLLEQMMAEMVGAFPDLHRTIVSERDVYLTYMLRQAARRLELPRSSDAEPRKCVPSVVVGVVGMGHVPGIEKNWTTDLNIQEIMTVPPPSISGRVSRLAVKAAFLGLLGYGLYWMGRRATSLVLSLPVAQYCLQRASAARPRK; the protein is encoded by the exons atggagggggaggaggagcggTCACCTCAGGAG GCTGACACGGAGCCCGTTGTCCCAGTGGGGTCTTCCGAGGTGGTGCCCAGGGTGCTTTCTGGAGAACCCCAGAACCTGT CCGACGCCGACGCTCTGTCCCTGCTCCTGGAGATGAAGCTGAGGAGGCGGCGGGAACGGCCCAGCCTGCCGCGCACCGTGACCGAGCTGGTGGCCGAGGACGGGAGCAGGGTGTACGTGGTGGGCACAGCCCACTTCAGCGATGACAGCAAGAGGGACGTCGTGAAG ACCATCCGGGAGGTGCAGCCTGACGTGGTGGTGGTGGAGCTGTGCCAGTACCGCGTGTCCATGCTCAAGATGGACGAGAGCACGCTGCTCCAGGAGGCCAAGGAGATCAGCCTGGAGAAGCTGCAGCAGGCCGTGAGGCAG AACGGGGTCATGTCTGGACTCATGCAGATGCTGCTGCTGAAGGTGTCGGCCCACATCACCGAGCAGCTGGGCATGGCCCCTGGCGGCGAGTTCAGGGAGGCCTTCAAGGAG cccctgccccaggccagcAAGGTGCCTTTCTGCAAGTTCCACCTGGGCGACCGGCCCATCCCCGTCACCTTCAAGAGGGCCATCGCTGCACTGTCCTTCTGGCAGAAAGTCAAGCTGGCCTGGGGCCTGTGCTTCCTGTCAGACCCCATCAG caaGGACGACGTGGAGCGCTGCAAGCAGAAGGACCTGCTGGAGCAGATGATGGCCGAGATGGTCGGCGCGTTCCCCGACCTGCACCGCACCATCGTCTCTGAGCGCGACGTTTACCTGACCTACATGCTGCGGCAGGCCGCCCGGCGCCTGGAGCTGCCCCGCTCCTCTGACG CCGAGCCCAGGAAGTGTGTCCCCTCGGTGGTGGTGGGTGTCGTGGGCATGGGCCACGTGCCGGGCATCGAGAAGAACTGGACCACCGACCTCAACATccaggagatcatgac cgTCCCCCCGCCGTCCATCTCCGGCAGAGTGTCCCGGCTGGCCGTGAAGGCCGCCTTCTTGGGCCTGCTGGGCTACGGCCTTTACTGGATGGGGCGCCGCGCCACCAGCCTGGTCCTGTCACTGCCCGTCGCTCAGTACTGTCTGCAGAGGGCGTCCGCGGCCCGGCCGCGCAAATAG
- the LOC122225475 gene encoding angiopoietin-related protein 5-like, with translation MRDLPRAAGEGERFCLGATGRIEGLAEGCGPANLQSPRNSHSQRRGLRQAWPKLRGLAAHLPDCPRASAGGGFRCWSLGDHGPLPGLSLPGRISHREGLLSDPGGEAQSPSGVYTIQPEGASAPLQALCDMREDGGWTVIQSRDRGRRRRLDFERCWQEYKQGFGDLTGDHWLGLQHISDLTSQPGLRSELTVDLLDADNHTLQAHYDNFHVDGEDLSYRLTLGLYSGNAGDAFRGLGRTDDQEGCGFSTLDRDRDHCSPCTDGTQAFTSCSRDRSGAGWWYSDCGQADLNGPWPERGGAASGMRWATGNHRPTLRASVLRVRTTASPKA, from the exons ATGAGGGACCTTCCCAGGGCAGCAGGTGAAGGGGAGAGGTTCTGTCTGGGGGCCACGGGAAGAATTGAGGGTCTGGCTGAGGGTTGCGGCCCGGCCAATTTGCAGAGCCCAAGGAACAGCCACTCCCAGAGAAGAGGCCTGAGGCAGGCGTGGCCCAAACTCAGGGGACTGGCTGCCCATCTGCCAGATTGTCCCAGGGCCTCTGCAGGAGGAGGGTTCCGGTGCTGGTCACTGGGGGACCACGGCCCCCTCCCAGGCCTGAGCCTTCCTGGCCGCATCTCCCACAGGGAGGGACTGCTCTCAGATCCGGGTGGAGAAGCCCAGAGCCCCAGCGGTGTGTACACCATCCAGCCAGAGGGAGCCAGCGCCCCCTTGCAG GCTTTGTGCGACATGCGAGAGGACGGTGGCTGGACGGTGATTCAGAGCCGGGACCGGGGCCGGCGGAGGCGTCTGGACTTTGAGAGATGCTGGCAGGAGTACAAACAGGGCTTCGGAGACTTGACAG GTGACCACTGGCTGGGGCTGCAGCACATCTCTGACCTGACGTCCCAGCCGGGCCTGCGCTCAGAGCTCACGGTGGACCTTCTGGATGCGGACAACCACACGCTTCAGGCCCACTATGACAACTTCCACGTGGACGGGGAGGACCTGTCTTACCGACTGACCCTTGGCCTGTACTCTGGGAACGCAG GGGACGCGTTCCGGGGCTTGGGCCGCACGGATGACCAAGAGGGCTGTGGCTTCAGCACACTGGACCGCGACCGCGACCACTGCTCACCCTGCACGGACGGCACCCAGGCCTTCACCAGCTGCAGCCGCGATCGCTCGGGCGCCGGCTGGTGGTACAGCGACTGCGGCCAAGCTGACCTCAACGGGCCGTGGCCGGAGCGCGGAGGGGCCGCCTCGGGCATGCGCTGGGCCACCGGCAACCATCGGCCCACCCTGCGCGCCAGCGTGCTCCGCGTGCGCACCACTGCTTCCCCCAAGGCCTAG
- the TRABD gene encoding traB domain-containing protein isoform X2: protein MEGEEERSPQEADTEPVVPVGSSEVVPRVLSGEPQNLSDADALSLLLEMKLRRRRERPSLPRTVTELVAEDGSRVYVVGTAHFSDDSKRDVVKTIREVQPDVVVVELCQYRVSMLKMDESTLLQEAKEISLEKLQQAVRQNGVMSGLMQMLLLKVSAHITEQLGMAPGGEFREAFKEASKVPFCKFHLGDRPIPVTFKRAIAALSFWQKVKLAWGLCFLSDPIRGYRGPCPGSTAPASRWPPRAREAGSVPSAPSKDDVERCKQKDLLEQMMAEMVGAFPDLHRTIVSERDVYLTYMLRQAARRLELPRSSDAEPRKCVPSVVVGVVGMGHVPGIEKNWTTDLNIQEIMTVPPPSISGRVSRLAVKAAFLGLLGYGLYWMGRRATSLVLSLPVAQYCLQRASAARPRK, encoded by the exons atggagggggaggaggagcggTCACCTCAGGAG GCTGACACGGAGCCCGTTGTCCCAGTGGGGTCTTCCGAGGTGGTGCCCAGGGTGCTTTCTGGAGAACCCCAGAACCTGT CCGACGCCGACGCTCTGTCCCTGCTCCTGGAGATGAAGCTGAGGAGGCGGCGGGAACGGCCCAGCCTGCCGCGCACCGTGACCGAGCTGGTGGCCGAGGACGGGAGCAGGGTGTACGTGGTGGGCACAGCCCACTTCAGCGATGACAGCAAGAGGGACGTCGTGAAG ACCATCCGGGAGGTGCAGCCTGACGTGGTGGTGGTGGAGCTGTGCCAGTACCGCGTGTCCATGCTCAAGATGGACGAGAGCACGCTGCTCCAGGAGGCCAAGGAGATCAGCCTGGAGAAGCTGCAGCAGGCCGTGAGGCAG AACGGGGTCATGTCTGGACTCATGCAGATGCTGCTGCTGAAGGTGTCGGCCCACATCACCGAGCAGCTGGGCATGGCCCCTGGCGGCGAGTTCAGGGAGGCCTTCAAGGAG gccagcAAGGTGCCTTTCTGCAAGTTCCACCTGGGCGACCGGCCCATCCCCGTCACCTTCAAGAGGGCCATCGCTGCACTGTCCTTCTGGCAGAAAGTCAAGCTGGCCTGGGGCCTGTGCTTCCTGTCAGACCCCATCAG AGGGTACCGAGGTCCCTGCCCTGGGTCAACAGCACCGGCCTCCCGCTGGCCACCCCGTGCCCGCGAGGCTGGCAGcgtgccctctgcccccagcaaGGACGACGTGGAGCGCTGCAAGCAGAAGGACCTGCTGGAGCAGATGATGGCCGAGATGGTCGGCGCGTTCCCCGACCTGCACCGCACCATCGTCTCTGAGCGCGACGTTTACCTGACCTACATGCTGCGGCAGGCCGCCCGGCGCCTGGAGCTGCCCCGCTCCTCTGACG CCGAGCCCAGGAAGTGTGTCCCCTCGGTGGTGGTGGGTGTCGTGGGCATGGGCCACGTGCCGGGCATCGAGAAGAACTGGACCACCGACCTCAACATccaggagatcatgac cgTCCCCCCGCCGTCCATCTCCGGCAGAGTGTCCCGGCTGGCCGTGAAGGCCGCCTTCTTGGGCCTGCTGGGCTACGGCCTTTACTGGATGGGGCGCCGCGCCACCAGCCTGGTCCTGTCACTGCCCGTCGCTCAGTACTGTCTGCAGAGGGCGTCCGCGGCCCGGCCGCGCAAATAG
- the TRABD gene encoding traB domain-containing protein isoform X1, with translation MEGEEERSPQEADTEPVVPVGSSEVVPRVLSGEPQNLSDADALSLLLEMKLRRRRERPSLPRTVTELVAEDGSRVYVVGTAHFSDDSKRDVVKTIREVQPDVVVVELCQYRVSMLKMDESTLLQEAKEISLEKLQQAVRQNGVMSGLMQMLLLKVSAHITEQLGMAPGGEFREAFKEPLPQASKVPFCKFHLGDRPIPVTFKRAIAALSFWQKVKLAWGLCFLSDPIRGYRGPCPGSTAPASRWPPRAREAGSVPSAPSKDDVERCKQKDLLEQMMAEMVGAFPDLHRTIVSERDVYLTYMLRQAARRLELPRSSDAEPRKCVPSVVVGVVGMGHVPGIEKNWTTDLNIQEIMTVPPPSISGRVSRLAVKAAFLGLLGYGLYWMGRRATSLVLSLPVAQYCLQRASAARPRK, from the exons atggagggggaggaggagcggTCACCTCAGGAG GCTGACACGGAGCCCGTTGTCCCAGTGGGGTCTTCCGAGGTGGTGCCCAGGGTGCTTTCTGGAGAACCCCAGAACCTGT CCGACGCCGACGCTCTGTCCCTGCTCCTGGAGATGAAGCTGAGGAGGCGGCGGGAACGGCCCAGCCTGCCGCGCACCGTGACCGAGCTGGTGGCCGAGGACGGGAGCAGGGTGTACGTGGTGGGCACAGCCCACTTCAGCGATGACAGCAAGAGGGACGTCGTGAAG ACCATCCGGGAGGTGCAGCCTGACGTGGTGGTGGTGGAGCTGTGCCAGTACCGCGTGTCCATGCTCAAGATGGACGAGAGCACGCTGCTCCAGGAGGCCAAGGAGATCAGCCTGGAGAAGCTGCAGCAGGCCGTGAGGCAG AACGGGGTCATGTCTGGACTCATGCAGATGCTGCTGCTGAAGGTGTCGGCCCACATCACCGAGCAGCTGGGCATGGCCCCTGGCGGCGAGTTCAGGGAGGCCTTCAAGGAG cccctgccccaggccagcAAGGTGCCTTTCTGCAAGTTCCACCTGGGCGACCGGCCCATCCCCGTCACCTTCAAGAGGGCCATCGCTGCACTGTCCTTCTGGCAGAAAGTCAAGCTGGCCTGGGGCCTGTGCTTCCTGTCAGACCCCATCAG AGGGTACCGAGGTCCCTGCCCTGGGTCAACAGCACCGGCCTCCCGCTGGCCACCCCGTGCCCGCGAGGCTGGCAGcgtgccctctgcccccagcaaGGACGACGTGGAGCGCTGCAAGCAGAAGGACCTGCTGGAGCAGATGATGGCCGAGATGGTCGGCGCGTTCCCCGACCTGCACCGCACCATCGTCTCTGAGCGCGACGTTTACCTGACCTACATGCTGCGGCAGGCCGCCCGGCGCCTGGAGCTGCCCCGCTCCTCTGACG CCGAGCCCAGGAAGTGTGTCCCCTCGGTGGTGGTGGGTGTCGTGGGCATGGGCCACGTGCCGGGCATCGAGAAGAACTGGACCACCGACCTCAACATccaggagatcatgac cgTCCCCCCGCCGTCCATCTCCGGCAGAGTGTCCCGGCTGGCCGTGAAGGCCGCCTTCTTGGGCCTGCTGGGCTACGGCCTTTACTGGATGGGGCGCCGCGCCACCAGCCTGGTCCTGTCACTGCCCGTCGCTCAGTACTGTCTGCAGAGGGCGTCCGCGGCCCGGCCGCGCAAATAG